From a single Arachis hypogaea cultivar Tifrunner chromosome 3, arahy.Tifrunner.gnm2.J5K5, whole genome shotgun sequence genomic region:
- the LOC112788945 gene encoding dolichyl-diphosphooligosaccharide--protein glycosyltransferase 48 kDa subunit: MSKKLIVLFLGLVPLLCTCFSPDTPSDRRVLVLLDDFAIKSSHSIFFNNLKSRGFDLDFKLADDPTISLQRYGQYLYDALILFSPTIERFGGSIDAAAILDFVDSGHDLIVAANGNASDLIREIATECGVDFDEDSSALVIDHSGYAVSATEGDHTLIASDDFIKSDVILGSEKIKAPVLFQGIGHSLNPSNSLVLKVLSASPSAYSANPKSKLTSPPSLTGTSMSLVSVVQARNNARILISGSLSMFSNRFFRSDVQKAGSPTKHDKSGNEQFVTELSKWVFHERGHLKAVNVKHHKVGEVDEPAIYRINDDLEYSVEIYEWSGKTWEPYVANDVQVQFYMMSPYVLKTLSTDNKGYYFTAFKVPDVYGVFQFKVEYERLGYTSLSLSKQIPVRPFRHNEYERFIPAAYPYYGAAFSMMAGFFIFTAVHLYHK, encoded by the exons ATGTCGAAGAAGCTCATCGTTCTTTTTCTGGGGCTTGTTCCTCTGTTATGCACCTGCTTCTCACCCGATACACCCTCGGATCGTCGCGTTCTGGTTTTGCTGGACGACTTCGCCATCAAATCCTCACACTCcatcttcttcaacaatctcaaATCTCGCGGCTTCGATCTCGATTTCAAGCTCGCCGATGACCCCACTATCTCTCTCCAGCGTTACGGCCAGTACCTCTACGATGCCCTTATCCTCTTTTCCCCCACCATCGAAC GTTTTGGAGGATCAATTGATGCAGCTGCGATTTTGGATTTCGTTGATTCGGGCCATGATTTGATTGTTGCAGCTAACGGCAATGCTTCTGATTTGATCAGGGAAATTGCCACTGAGTGTGGGGTTGACTTTGATGAG GATTCTAGTGCATTGGTTATAGACCATTCAGGATATGCTGTCTCTGCTACCGAAGGGGACCATACACTGATTGCTAGCGATGATTTTATAAAGTCTGATGTGATTTTGGGAAGTGAGAAAATCAAG GCTCCAGTACTTTTCCAGGGGATTGGCCATTCATTAAACCCTTCCAATAGCctg GTGTTGAAAGTTCTCTCGGCATCTCCTTCAGCTTATTCTGCCAACCCAAAGTCAAAGTTAACTAGTCCTCCTTCACTTACTGGAACCTCAATGTCATTAGTTTCAGTTGTACAG GCAAGAAATAATGCTCGGATATTGATATCTGGCTCATTGAGCATGTTCAGTAACCG ttTTTTCAGGTCTGATGTGCAGAAGGCTGGGAGTCCAACCAA ACATGACAAGTCAGGTAATGAGCAATTCGTGACTGAGCTTAGCAAATGGGTTTTCCACGAAAGGGGTCACCTCAAG GCGGTGAATGTGAAACACCACAAAGTTGGGGAAGTTGATGAACCAGCCATCTATAGGATCAATGATGATTTG GAATACTCTGTTGAAATTTATGAGTGGTCTGGCAAAACTTGGGAACCTTACGTAGCCAATGATGTTCAAGTTCAATTTTACATGATGAGCCCTTATGTCTTGAAGACTTTATCAACTGACAACAAG GGTTATTATTTCACAGCATTTAAGGTTCCAGATGTTTATGGGGTTTTTCAATTCAAAGTAGAGTATGAAAGACTTGGATATACAAGCTTGTCTTTATCCAAACAG ATCCCTGTCCGTCCCTTCAGACACAACGAATATGAGAGATTCATACCAGCAGCATATCCCTATTACGGAGCAGCATTTTCAATG ATGGCAGGTTTTTTCATCTTCACTGCTGTTCATCTATACCACAAGTAG